The following are encoded together in the Coffea arabica cultivar ET-39 chromosome 1c, Coffea Arabica ET-39 HiFi, whole genome shotgun sequence genome:
- the LOC140005840 gene encoding uncharacterized protein — MGKVQFVNNYNRNAQNNPYSNTYNPGWRNHPNFGWKDQRNQPRPTNPPGFQSRQQQAETKPGWEIAVEKLAKVTSDRFERVEGRLDQLTTMYRNVEVQIGQIANIINNRNPGELPSKTEVNPREHVNAIILRSGKTVEGFDFENSGGEKDKKQAIEGEQESQNDHVIIDIDALHPKLNSNVIPFPHRLKKDGQDREFEKFFKMFKQLHINIPFIDAITQIPSYARFLKDIMSKKRKIVDNEMIALTEECSALIKNKLPPKLKDPGSFSIPCTIGQLHFSNALCDLGASVSLMPLSVARRLGLQELKATNITLQLADRSITRPMGILENVLIKVRQSIILVNFVVLDIEEDVRMPIILGRPFLATARTIIDVEKGKLILRINGEELEFNLDNKDGSIEPTALVSNMPSDEKVNQERTEEVKFINVLGTMARTRRARIPTPTPSSSEEHTPSLQEESPEEESPSPEPPPRFRRKTASTSRDEPLPNYDTTRFTSLENQQWYEAGLDKEIIVEKHFLSSI; from the exons atgggaaag GTACaatttgtcaataattacaatCGTAATGCTCAAAATAACCCCTACTCGAACACTTACAATCCggggtggagaaatcatccaaactttggatggaaGGATCAAAGAAATCAACCAAGGCCAACTAATCCACCGGGATTTCAATCAAGGCAACAACAAGCTGAAACTAAACCTGGTTGGGAGATAGCAGTGGAAAAGCTCGCAAAAGTTACTTCAGACAGATTTGAGCGAGTAGAAGGAAGGTTGGACCAACTCACTACAATGTACAGGAATGTAGAGgttcaaattggtcaaattgccaATATAATCAACAATAGAAACCCTGGTGAATTACCAAGTAAAACCGAAGTGAATCCGAGAGAGCATGTCAATGCAATCATTCTTAGAAGCGGTAAAACGGTTGAGGGATTCGATTTTGAAAATTCAGGTGGTGAAAAAGACAAGAAGCAAGCAATTGAAGGGGAGCAAGAAAGTCAAAATGATCATGTTATCATTGATATTGATGCACTTCATCCCAAATTAAATTCTAATGTGATACCTTTTCCTCACAGGTTGAAGAAAGATGGACAGGATCGGGAGTTtgaaaagttcttcaaaatgtttaaacaattgcacattaacattcctttcaTTGATGCTATAACACAGATTCCCTCTTATGCACGTTTCTTGAAAGACATCATgtcaaaaaagaggaaaattgtaGATAATGAGATGATAGCATTAACGGAAGAGTGTAGTGCATTGATTAAGAATAAACTCCCTCCTAAATTGAAAGATCCGGGAAGTTTTTCTATTCCTTGCACTATTGgtcaattgcatttttctaatgCTTTATGTGATTTAGGTGCAAGTGTGTCACTTATGCCGTTATCGGTTGCTCGGAGATTGGGACTTCAAGAGCTAAAAGCTACCAATATTACATTGCAATTGGCGGATCGGTCAATCACACGTCCCATGGGTATTTTGGAAAATGTGCTCATAAAGGTAAGACAATCTATAATACTTGTGAATTTTGTTGTCTTAGATATTGAAGAAGATGTGAGAatgccaattattctaggacGACCGTTTTTAGCCACTGCACGAACTATAATTGATGTAGAAAAAGGTAAGCTTATATTACGGATTAATGGTGAGGAATTGGAATTCAATTTGGATAATAAAGATGGGAGTATAGAGCCTACTGCTCTTGTTTCTAATATGCCATCTGATGAAAAGGTTAACCAAGAAAGGACCGAAGaagttaaatttataaatgtcctTG GTACTATGGCTCGTACAAGGAGGGCTCGCATTCCTACTCCTACTCCTTCTTCAAGTGAGGAACATACCCCTTCCTTGCAAGAGGAGTCGCCGGAAGAAGAATCTCCTTCGCCAGAGCCGCCACCTCGCTTTCGCCGAAAGACCGCATCCACTAGCCGTGACGAGCCACTTCCTAACTATGATACCACTCGTTTCACCTCGCTCGAGAATCAACAGTGGTACGAGGCTGGTTTGGACAAAGAGATTATCGTTGAAAAACATTTTTTGTCATCCATCTGA
- the LOC113721936 gene encoding hydroxycinnamoyl-CoA:piscidic acid hydroxycinnamoyltransferase-like, protein MVNLIASHIVKPAKPIPTKVMFLSECDQRKPITHANSVHFYKPESPELLKDATEVLKDSLSEALVEFYPLAGRLYQKDGSRVELQCNSMGALLFEAQSELKIEDFGDFCPTPQIRALIPPIDYNNTPLHEVPLLLVQITRLACGGVSLGVAASHIIVDGQSWFHFFPEWAKIARGEKSDDKPFLDRTIFRQYEHDHPSATAPKSQYSDFFPLPVLIGQSSSLEERKKSTNCAMLKLSKDQIEQIKNKANYQDLMIHKTNNQRPFSRFVAVSAHIWKCLSKARMHNPDQETVLYVSVDFRNRLKPPLPGRYFGNAVLPVPARAIVGDLQSRPLSYASSKIKEAIENVTDEYARSYLVCMKNIPEVSSNRYFHTVGCPQGLFLGNPNLLVTSWVGLGLYKAHFGWGNEIFMTPGSNVICVVSWG, encoded by the coding sequence ATGGTTAACTTGATAGCCTCTCACATTGTCAAACCAGCAAAACCAATCCCTACAAAAGTAATGTTTTTATCTGAGTGTGATCAACGTAAACCCATTACTCATGCAAACAGCGTCCATTTTTACAAGCCAGAAAGTCCAGAATTGCTAAAAGATGCCACTGAGGTTTTGAAAGACTCACTAAGCGAAGCCTTGGTGGAATTTTATCCGCTTGCTGGACGGTTATACCAGAAAGATGGGAGCCGAGTTGAGCTGCAGTGCAATTCCATGGGAGCTTTACTTTTTGAAGCTCAATCTGAACTCAAAATCGAGGATTTTGGAGACTTCTGTCCAACCCCACAAATCCGTGCCCTGATCCCACCTATAGATTACAATAATACTCCCCTTCATGAGGTACCGCTCCTTCTAGTGCAAATAACAAGGTTAGCTTGTGGTGGTGTTTCTTTAGGCGTTGCCGCATCACATATCATTGTGGACGGCCAAAGctggtttcatttttttcccgAATGGGCAAAGATTGCACGTGGTGAAAAATCTGATGATAAACCATTTCTAGATCGAACAATTTTTCGGCAATATGAACACGATCACCCATCAGCAACAGCTCCAAAATCACAATACTCGGACTTTTTCCCACTGCCCGTCCTAATAGGCCAGTCTAGCAGCTTGGAAGAGCGTAAAAAGTCTACCAACTGTGCCATGCTTAAGTTAAGTAAAGACCAAATTGAGCAGATCAAGAACAAGGCCAACTACCAAGATTTGATGATTCACAAAACTAACAATCAAAGGCCCTTTAGCCGGTTTGTAGCTGTATCTGCACATATATGGAAGTGCTTATCCAAGGCCCGTATGCACAACCCTGACCAAGAAACGGTTCTATATGTGAGTGTTGATTTTCGCAATCGGCTTAAACCACCCTTGCCCGGAAGGTACTTTGGAAATGCTGTCTTACCTGTACCAGCAAGAGCCATTGTCGGTGACCTCCAATCGAGGCCACTAAGCTATGCTTCAAGCAAAATTAAGGAAGCAATAGAGAATGTTACAGATGAGTATGCAAGGTCATATCTTGTTTGTATGAAGAACATTCCGGAGGTATCTAGCAATCGATATTTTCACACCGTTGGTTGTCCGCAGGGGTTGTTCTTAGGAAATCCCAATTTGCTCGTTACAAGTTGGGTTGGTCTGGGCTTGTACAAAGCCCATTTTGGGTGGggaaatgaaattttcatgacCCCTGGGTCTAATGTAATTTGTGTAGTTTCATGGGGCTAA